A genomic region of Nostoc sp. UHCC 0702 contains the following coding sequences:
- a CDS encoding amino acid adenylation domain-containing protein, with translation MFESDSLLQRKANLSVAKKALLAKLMQGKLQTNVIPRRQESDSIPLSFAQERLWFLERLDPNQPLYNEPITLRLRGVLRIAALEKSLNEIVRRHESLRTTFATANGQPVQVITPNLNLNIPIVSLQSLSYSEQENSVQSLAIEEASQAFDLGKGPLIRVKLLQLGETDYVLLLTMHHIICDRWSFAILVQELITLYQAFSSGQPPTLAELPIQYADYALWQRQYLIGEVLEKQTSYWEKQLANAPALLELPTDHPRPPVMNNRGCKLTFKIPQELTQALKELSQQEEATLFITLLTAFKVLLYRYTQQTDILVGTTIAGRNREEIEKLIGFFVNTIVLRTDLDGKPSFRELLRRVREVALQAYAHQDLPFEQLVEKLKPQRSLSHSPLFQVMFQLQNTPTQILELPGLTWETLQFHNDTAKFDLSLSMVENEAGLIGSFEYKTDLFEVATITRMQGHFQTLLEGIVANPDQIIEKFTLLTIAEQNQLLEWNNTQIDYSKNLCIHQFFEAQVETTPDAVAVVFENEQLTYRELNQRANQLAHYLQKRGVGPEVLVGICVERSLEMIVGILGILKAGGAYVPLDPAYPQERLIFMLEDANLSLLLTQQRFQEWLPQNQYQAIYIDADWQLISQESQENPKTKTLAANLVYVIYTSGSTGKPKGVMVQHHSLANYTETVIVKYAIKAGDRILQFASICFDAAAEEIFPSLVQGATLVLRNDAMLSSIPAFLQQCQKWKITVLDLPTAFWHQMTGEFLKENLHLPEELRLVIIGGEKALLKYLQIWTKYVVNKVQLINSYGPTEATIITTISNLSHCQTQNNNLSEVPIGKAIDNVQVYILDSYFQPTPIGIPGELYIGGMGIARGYLNQPQLTAEKFIPNPFSNEPGTRLYKTGDLVRYLPNGEIEILGRVDYQVKIRGFRIELGEIEARLNQHPDVSEAVVKVWEDEQGDKRLVGYVSSQSKPQLTGTQLRSFLKEQLPEYMIPSAFVILEALPLTPNGKIDRRALPKPEKFRPELAANYVIPQTEVEQTIANIWQKALNLENIGIHDNFFEIGGHSLLMIKVHSELREIFKTDLAMLDLFRYPTISYLADFLSQLKNKTTSIQKTDNQLEKITSAKEQQRKRLQKMKSIKNI, from the coding sequence ATGTTTGAATCTGACTCACTATTACAAAGAAAAGCTAATTTATCAGTAGCAAAAAAAGCTTTATTAGCAAAGTTGATGCAAGGTAAATTGCAGACTAATGTTATACCTCGTCGTCAAGAATCAGATTCAATTCCTTTATCTTTTGCCCAAGAAAGACTATGGTTTCTAGAACGGTTAGATCCAAATCAGCCTCTATATAATGAACCAATAACTTTACGCTTACGGGGTGTTCTGCGGATAGCTGCATTAGAAAAAAGTCTTAATGAAATTGTCAGACGGCACGAATCTCTCAGAACTACATTTGCCACAGCTAATGGACAACCAGTCCAAGTCATTACCCCAAATTTAAACTTAAATATACCAATAGTTAGCCTTCAGTCTTTGAGTTATAGCGAACAAGAAAACTCAGTCCAAAGTCTAGCTATTGAAGAAGCTTCCCAAGCATTTGATTTAGGCAAAGGGCCACTCATACGGGTTAAACTGCTGCAACTGGGTGAAACAGATTATGTATTGCTGCTGACCATGCACCATATTATTTGCGATCGCTGGTCATTTGCAATCTTGGTGCAAGAACTCATCACCCTCTACCAAGCATTCTCTAGCGGTCAACCTCCAACCCTAGCAGAATTGCCAATTCAATATGCAGATTATGCCCTATGGCAAAGGCAGTACCTCATAGGAGAAGTTTTAGAAAAGCAAACATCTTACTGGGAAAAACAGTTAGCAAATGCCCCCGCTTTACTAGAATTGCCTACAGACCATCCGCGACCACCTGTGATGAATAATCGCGGTTGCAAGTTAACTTTTAAAATACCGCAAGAGTTAACCCAGGCGCTTAAAGAACTTTCACAACAAGAAGAAGCCACTTTATTTATTACTTTACTGACTGCTTTTAAAGTTTTACTTTATCGTTATACCCAACAAACAGATATCTTAGTTGGCACAACTATAGCAGGGCGTAACCGAGAAGAAATAGAAAAGTTAATTGGCTTTTTTGTCAATACCATAGTGTTACGTACTGACCTAGATGGTAAACCGAGTTTCCGCGAATTATTACGGCGAGTGCGTGAGGTTGCTTTGCAAGCTTATGCTCATCAAGATTTACCTTTTGAGCAATTAGTAGAAAAACTTAAACCGCAACGCAGCCTGAGTCATTCACCATTGTTTCAGGTGATGTTTCAGCTTCAAAACACACCAACTCAAATATTAGAACTACCGGGTTTGACTTGGGAAACTTTGCAGTTCCACAACGATACAGCGAAGTTTGACCTGAGTCTATCAATGGTAGAAAACGAAGCGGGATTAATAGGCAGCTTCGAGTACAAAACAGACCTTTTTGAGGTTGCAACTATTACTCGGATGCAGGGTCATTTTCAAACTTTACTAGAGGGTATTGTCGCTAATCCAGACCAGATAATTGAAAAATTCACACTGCTAACCATAGCAGAACAAAATCAATTATTAGAGTGGAATAATACTCAAATTGACTATAGTAAAAACCTATGTATTCATCAGTTCTTTGAAGCTCAGGTAGAAACAACACCTGATGCTGTTGCTGTGGTGTTTGAGAATGAGCAATTGACATATCGGGAACTGAACCAGCGAGCAAACCAGCTAGCACATTACCTGCAAAAACGAGGCGTGGGGCCAGAGGTATTGGTGGGCATTTGTGTAGAGCGTTCTTTGGAAATGATTGTGGGTATTTTAGGTATCTTAAAAGCGGGCGGGGCTTATGTGCCGCTTGACCCAGCGTATCCCCAAGAGCGTCTGATTTTCATGTTAGAAGATGCTAATTTATCGTTGTTATTAACTCAACAGCGATTCCAAGAATGGCTACCTCAAAATCAGTATCAAGCTATTTATATAGATGCAGATTGGCAGTTAATCAGTCAAGAAAGTCAAGAGAACCCAAAGACAAAAACTCTAGCTGCAAACTTAGTTTATGTGATTTATACGTCAGGTTCCACAGGTAAACCCAAGGGAGTGATGGTGCAACATCATTCTTTAGCCAATTATACAGAGACGGTGATTGTTAAATATGCGATAAAGGCAGGCGATCGCATTCTACAATTTGCCTCCATCTGCTTTGATGCAGCAGCAGAAGAAATATTTCCTTCTTTAGTACAAGGGGCTACTTTAGTGCTGCGAAATGATGCTATGTTGAGTTCAATTCCAGCTTTTTTACAACAATGCCAAAAATGGAAAATCACTGTATTGGATCTGCCAACAGCCTTTTGGCATCAAATGACTGGGGAATTTTTAAAAGAAAATTTACACCTACCTGAAGAATTAAGGTTAGTAATTATTGGTGGAGAAAAGGCATTACTAAAATACTTGCAAATATGGACAAAATATGTAGTTAATAAAGTTCAATTAATCAACTCATATGGCCCTACAGAAGCAACAATTATAACAACTATTAGCAATTTATCTCACTGCCAAACACAAAATAATAACTTATCAGAAGTTCCCATTGGCAAAGCAATTGATAACGTACAAGTTTATATATTAGATTCTTATTTCCAACCTACTCCTATTGGTATACCTGGGGAATTATACATAGGTGGTATGGGTATTGCTAGGGGATATCTCAACCAACCTCAATTAACAGCAGAAAAATTTATTCCCAATCCTTTCAGTAATGAACCGGGAACACGTCTCTATAAAACAGGTGACTTAGTACGTTATTTACCTAATGGCGAAATTGAAATTCTAGGACGGGTTGATTATCAAGTAAAAATTCGCGGTTTTCGGATTGAATTAGGCGAAATTGAAGCGAGATTAAACCAACATCCCGATGTTAGCGAAGCGGTGGTAAAAGTTTGGGAGGATGAACAAGGTGATAAACGTTTAGTAGGATATGTCAGTTCGCAGTCAAAGCCACAACTAACAGGTACTCAACTGCGAAGCTTTTTGAAAGAACAACTGCCAGAATATATGATACCTTCTGCCTTTGTAATTTTAGAAGCTTTACCTCTCACCCCCAACGGCAAAATAGACCGGCGTGCATTACCTAAACCAGAAAAATTTCGCCCAGAGTTAGCAGCTAATTATGTAATACCGCAAACTGAAGTAGAACAAACTATTGCTAATATTTGGCAAAAAGCTTTGAATCTTGAAAACATCGGTATTCACGATAACTTTTTTGAAATCGGTGGTCATTCACTGCTAATGATTAAAGTTCATAGTGAATTGCGGGAAATATTTAAAACTGATTTAGCAATGCTTGATTTGTTTAGATATCCAACCATCAGTTATTTAGCCGATTTTTTAAGTCAATTAAAAAATAAAACTACATCCATTCAGAAAACAGACAATCAACTGGAAAAAATTACATCTGCTAAAGAACAACAAAGAAAACGTTTACAAAAAATGAAATCAATTAAAAATATTTAA